A single genomic interval of Camelina sativa cultivar DH55 chromosome 11, Cs, whole genome shotgun sequence harbors:
- the LOC104728494 gene encoding thionin-like protein 2 — MVSTNEIIHNDYYCKLGCATYHCVSLSFTQNLNVYKVPDCVDSCSGKCSAKS, encoded by the exons CAAACGAAATCATTCATAATGATTATTACTGCAAACTCGGTTGTGCTACTTATCACTGTGTTTCCCTTTCTTTCACCCAAAATCTGA ATGTATACAAAGTTCCGGACTGTGTGGATTCATGCTCGGGCAAGTGCTCCGCCAAGAGTTAA